CAGCCTTGATGCAGTCGTCGAGGACTGTGTAAACGCAGTCGGTGTTGATTTGAATATGGCATCGGTGCCTCTTTTGGCACGCGTAGCAGGTTTGAATAAAAGTTTGGCGCAAAACATTGTGCAGCACCGCAATTTGCAGGGCTCATTTACTAACCGCAAGGGCTTACTCGAAGTGAGTCGCTTGGGGCCAAAGGCATTTGAACAAGCAGCAGGTTTCTTGAAAGTGATGAATGGCGATCAGCCACTCGACCGCTCTGCGGTTCACCCAGAGGCCTACCCGCTCGTCGAGCGCATTGCTAAACAACATGATAAAAATGTCGCCGATATGATTGGTAACTCGGAGTTCTTACGCACCGTAAAACCTCGCGATTTTATTGACGACACGTTCGGTTTGCCAACGGTAACCGATATTTTGAAAGAGCTCGAGAAACCAGGACGCGACCCTCGCCCTGAATTCAAAACGGCAGAATTCAAAGAAGGTGTAGAAACACTTGCTGATTTGAAACCCGGTATGCAGCTCGAGGGGGTGGTAACCAACGTGACCAATTTCGGTGCATTTGTTGATATTGGCGTACACCAAGACGGATTGGTTCATATTTCAGCGCTTTCACATGAGTTTGTTAGCGATCCGCATAAGGTAGTGAAAGCTGGGCAAATTGTGAAAGTTAAAGTACTCGACGTAGATCTACCGAGAAAGCGTATTAGTTTAACCATGCGCATGGACGATCAACCCGCGCCGGCATCAAGTGCGCCTGCAGGCAAAGCAAAACAACAGCCGCGCCAACACAGTGCCAAGCCAAAAGACACGGTCGATAACAGCGCTATGGGCAATGCCTTTGCCGCTGCTTTTGCAAACGCCAAGAAAAAGTAAATCATGGAAAATTTAGCACTCATTTTAGCCTATTTAGCGATCGGGTGGTTTTTACAAATTACCCGTTCGTTACCTGAGCAAAGTGGCCATGTGCTAAACCAATATGTCATTTACGTGGCAGTGCCCGCCATGGTGCTCATTCATTTACCACAGCTAGAAGTGAGCCGTTCTGTACTGGCTCCTCTTTTTACCCCGTGGGCAATGTTTGGCTTAGCGATCGGCTTGGTGCTTTTATTCAGCCGAATGCTTCATTGGAGTAAAGAGCTCACCGGTGCCATGCTAATAGTAGTGCCGCTAGGGAATACTTCGTTCTTAGGTTTTCCTATGGTCACTGCACTTTATGGTGAACAAGGACTCCCTTTCGCTGTGCTATATGACCAAGCGGGTTCATTTTTGGCGCTGATTCTATTCACCTCAGTCATTGCCGCGCGGTATGGTCAATACCAACAAAACCAGGGCACCAATGAGCCTCCGAGCAAGCGCAAGCAAGCGTTGAAACTACTGACATTCCCGCCCTTATTGGCATTAATTACCGCAATATTAGTCGGTCAAGAAACCTACCCGGGATTTGTGCAACCGTTGCTCGAATCACTCGCACAAACTTTAGTACCCGTGGTCATGATCGCCGTAGGCTTGCAGCTTAAACTCAAAATATTACGCGCCGATTTAGTTCCTTTTACCATTGCACTCGGGATTAAATTGATCGTTTTACCCCTAGTGACGCTTGCGGTGTTTGCTAGCCTCAATTTGACCGACCTCGCCGCACAGGTCACTGTGTTAGAGGCCGCTATGCCGCCGATGATTACGGCAGGTGCTCTAGCCATGGCCGCAGGCCTAAAGCCACGCCTAGTAGCTGCCATAGTCGGTTACGGGGTGTTACTCGGAATGATTACTTTGCCTGCAACCGCTTGGTTAACTGGGGTTGTATTGGGCACAGCTTAGGCTTGCGCTAAAACAGCATTTTCGCGAGGGCGGAAGCTTCCTTGGTAGGCTTGCTCGATGCGCGAACCACGTTCTATTAATGTGTCGAGTTCGTCGTCGGAGAATGAGTCGGGTGAACGAAATGATGCTTCACTCTGATTCGCGTTATTCGATTGTTGTTCCGCTCGGCGCTCGTCCGCCAAATCTTGACGCGCTTCAACTTCTTTTCTCGCAGCATCTGCGGCCACACGTCGATCAGCTGAAGAAGGTTCTTCAGGCGCGAGTGCTGCGCGACGAACAATCTGCATTTTCTGCAAAGTAGCAGCCGGGTCGTTCGGAATCGGGGTTACGTCGATTTGAACTTCGCCGCCTACGGCATAATTCCGACCGTCCGGCCCCTTCTCGTATTCATAAGTAGGTTGGCCTGCATATTGCCCACCCACGTTTGCATGGGCTTCTTCATGGCGGCGTACTTCAGCGTCACGCTGCTTTAATTCTTCAACTTGCTTTTCTTCGTCTTGAGCTTCAGCGCTGGCACGCCCCTTCGCGTCCGTCGTTTCTATGCTGTCCTTTTCTTCCTCTCGCGACCCCCGGCGACGAATTTGCTCGCCACTTTGACGAGCATCGGCAAGTTGTTTTGCGTAACTAGGAAGGCCGGGGAGCGGAGCACGTTCGGAGTTGTTGCCCAAGCCGCGTTCGCGCGCAAAGGATTCATTCTGGCTTATTTGCGCAATGGATTCGCGCATTTGATTGTCACGGCGGGCACTATCCGTCGGGCCCGCGACACTCGCAGGCACAAACGGGATACTGGGTGTAACCGCCATCACCATAAATTAAGCCTTCGTATTAATCAGTGTACCGAGCATTTGGCTTTCCGTTTCTAGAACGCGCGCATTCGCCGTGTAAAACCGTTCACCCGCAGCTAAGTCTACAACTGCTGCAGTGTCTGCAGCGCCGCTGTTTGCTATACGCTCGCTCGCATTCACAACCTGATTAGAACTGCGCTGCATGCCCTGCAACGCGGTTGCGAATGATGCATTTTGAGAACCATCGATCTGCATAATACAACCTCCATCGATTGTTCAATTATTGCGCAGACCGATTCAAAACACAAGATCTTAAAGCTATGCTGAGTCTAAACCATGGCCATTTGCAATTGCCGACGGAACATTCTCTTTTGCTGCTTAAATGCACGCTTCATTGACTTATATTGCGCACGGAGCTCCTTCACCTGTTCGATGTCATTAATGGCGTCCCGCTTTGCGCTTATCCAAGCCTTTCTTCTCACATTTAATTCGCGTAACTGCTGAATGAGCGCTTCATACTCATGCTCGAGCCTAGTAACGAAGGTACTGCGCTGCTGCTGGGCACGCTGCCACAACATGTCTAACCGCGCCTTCTCAATTTGATACTTATTGACCCGCTTGAGATTCTTCGCAAGTCCACACCATGCCAAGATATTGATAAGCCACTTACTTGGGTCGTATTGGTACCAGCGCACGCCATTGCGATAATCACCGGCAAAAATGTGATGGAAGTTGTGGTATCCCTCGCCAAACGTGAACAACGCAAGCACCCCATTATCTCGGGCAGTATTGCGCTCTGTGTAGGGGCGTTTACCCCACATGTGAGCAAGAGAATTAATAAAGAAAGTGGTGTGGTGGCTCAAGACCAAACGCAAAAAGCCAGCAATAATCAACGCACCTAATACTTCACCAATTAGTACACCGATTAATAGCGGTACACCAATGTTCATGAGTAACGTAAGTGTAAGATAGTGCTTGTGTTGCCAAACCAAGATTGGGTCTTGCTGCAAATCTTTTACGTTCGAGTAATCGTTATAGCGGTGCGATTGATATTCGCGAAGCATCCAACCAATATGGGCAAACCAAAATCCGCGAGAAATCGAATACGGGTCGTTGTCGATATGATCGACATGCTTATGATGTTCACGATGATCAGATGCCCAGTGCAATACACTGTTTTGTAGGGCTAAAGCACCACCCAACGCAAAGACCAATCTTACCACCGGATGTGCATCATAGGTTTTGTGCGACCACAGGCGGTGATACCCTGCGGTGATCGAAAGACCTGCCCACGAAAATAAGGCAATCAGCGCGATCCAGAGACCGGTACTCATGCCTTCAAAATAGAGATAAAGTGGTGTGCCAATGGCTGCAACCGCGAATGTAATGCTAAAGACCAAGATATTCAGCCATAAAAGAGGTGGTTTTTTCATATAAAACTTCATTTCAGCTAACAGGTGTACGCTGAATTTATACAGGTTTTATATAATGATCAAGCAAAGAATTGTAAATTGACCTTACATTTGTTCACTGATACTCTCAACCCCTTATGACACTAGGAGCGCAGGCCATGATCGGCATTCGAGCCCAGCAAAAAGAAAAAACACGGCGAGCCTTAATTCAGGCTGCGCTTAATCAGCTGTGCCCGGAAAGCTCCTTTTCTAGTTTAAGCTTGCGCGAAGTGTCTCGCGAAGCGGGTATTGCCCCCACCAGTTTCTATCGTCACTTTCAGAATATGGACGAACTGGGCCTCACCCTAGTCGATGAGGGAGGGTTAGCACTGCGTCAATTATTGCGTCAATCCAGACAGCGAATTGCCGATGGCGGCTCTATTATTGAAATTTCCGTCCATACGTTTATGGATTATGTTACGCATAACAAAAATATTTTCCGCTTGATGCTGCAGGAGCAGGCGGGCACCACCAAAGAGTTCCGACTTGCTATTGCTCGAGAAATTGATCATTTCAAACAAGAACTCACTGATTACCTGCGCACTGAGCGCAAAGTGAATGAGCCTTTGGCCAAAGCCCAAAGCGACGCGATTGTGCGGGTTGTTTTTAGTGCGGGCGCTGACAGTCTCGATATGGGAGTTCAAGATCGTCAATCACTTACTGAACAAACCATCCTCCAAATTCGTATGATCGCTAAAGGTGCGGCCAGTCTGCAAGAAAGCTCGGTCATTGGATCGTCACAACCCTAGAACACGCTACTAAAAAAGGGTTTAATAGACCTTAGATTTTTTTTGACCTACAAACCTAAACAACAAGGAGTTTCTCATGACTCGAATGAGCGCATGGCTTGCGCTGATGGTGCTTACACTCAGTAGTATTCTGGCGTGCGGCACTAGCCAAGCAAATGACATTACCCTCGAGCACATTGTTACCACTCAGTCGGTGAATCAAGCCATCACCACCGACGATGGTGAAATAACAGTGTTCACCCGTGTTCGTCCGCGTGACCCTTATTCTGAAGACGATGGTCCCTCTCACGTTGAATTGTTCTTGCGCAAAGCAGACGGAACTGAGATTCCTTTTGTGACCGGCAACACTCGAGTGGGCCAAATTGCCTTTAACGCAGAGCAAACACATGTATTTTATCTGGCCAAACGTAACGACGACAAAAACACTAGTCTGTACAGCATTCCCCTTTCAGGCGGTGAATCTGTAAAATTGTTTGAGCATGAAACACCGATTGCTAGCTTCGATGTGAGCGACAACGGCGAATGGGTTGTATTTCGTGCCAGCGAAAAGACAAACGAGCACGCAGAAAAATTAGGTAAAGCCGGTTTCCGTGCGGTGGTGTATGAAGAAGAATTTTCATTCACACGCGCTTATTTGTTGAACTTAGAGTCGAACGAAGTAAACCAAGTAAACTTCAACGAGCAAATCCACTCTGCTCAGTTCCGTCCAAATAGCACCGACTTATTGGTTCGTGCCGCACCAACCACTTTAATCGATGATAACCTGATGCTCAGCAGCTATGTATTGCTTCGCGCTTCTGGCGAAGAAATCGTGCGCATCAACACTGAGGGCAAGCTAGGTGATGCAGAATTCTCACCGAATGGTCAGCGTTTAGCTCTCATTGGCGCAGAAGACAAAAACGACCCAGCAACCGGTCGTCTGTATAGCGCTGACCTTCGTAGCGGCAATATCACAGAGCTTCTTCCTGACTTCATGGGCCAAGTACAAGACATTTTGTGGCACGACAACGACCACTTAGTGTGGCTTGCCGATATGAATACGGAAACCTTGATTGTGCGCCATAACGTGCGCAACAACGAGCAAACCACGCTTCTCCCAATGGGTCGCGCGATTGCCACCACATTGGGCTCTATTCAAGACGACGGCACACTTACTGTACTAGCGCATAGCCCTGCACACCCTCGTGAAGCCTTTAATCTTGCTGACGGTGAGCTAAGTCGTTTAACCGATTCCAACGCATGGATTCACGAAGCACAGCAACCTCGCCAAGAAGTAGTGACCTATACCGCGCGTGATGGTCTGGAGTTGGAAGGTATTTTGGTTTACCCAAACAACTATCGTGAAGGTCGCCGTGTACCCGTGATCATGGCCATTCATGGTGGTCCAGAAGCTCATATTCGCAATGGTTGGAACGATCGTTACTCCACACCAACTTGGTATATGGCACAGCAAGGGTTCGCAACGTTTTTCCCGAACTACCGTGGCAGCACCGGCCGTGGTGTTGAGTTTTCAAAGCTCGGCCAAAATGACTACGCTGGTAAGGAATTCGACGACATCGTAGACGCTAAAGAGCACCTGGTTGAAATCGGTTTCGCTGATGCTGAACGCATTGGTATTACTGGCGGTTCCTACGGTGGTTATGCGTCTGCGTGGGGTGCAACTAAGCAAACCGAGCATTTTGCCGCCAGTGTTATGTTCGTAGGTATTAGCAATAACCTGTCGAAATTTGGTACTACCGATATTCCAAACGAAATGCACCTCGTGCACGCGCGCAGCTACCCGTGGGACAAATGGCAGTGGTATTTAGAGCGCAGCCCAATTTACTGGGCAGAGCAAGCGCGTACGCCCATTTTAATTATGCATGGTGAAGAAGACACGCGCGTACACCCCAGCCAGTCGATGGAGCTATACCGCTATTTGAAAGTACACGGCAACGTGCCTGTCCGTTTAGTGTTATACCCAGGTGAAGGCCACGGTAACTCTCGCGCTGCGTCACAACTCGATTATGCATATCGCATGGAGCGTTGGATGAAGTGGTACTTGATTGACCAAAAAGAAGGACAACCTCCACACGAGCTCGATTTTGCCGAGCGGTTGAACTAACCCATAAGCCCCTCTTCGGAGGGGCTTTTGTTATCTACCGAATGAACAGCAAATAAGACAAAAAGTAAAATATACTTGACATAGCATTGTTATCATCTATCCTTGTCAAAAAGTAAAGTGAACTTAACTCTAAATAGGTGAATACATGCAACAAGCTAAACCAACGACCCACGCTGAGCGTGAAAAGCAATCGACCAAATCCATTTTTATCTGGACTCTGTCATGGGTACTTTCACTTGCCCTAGTGGCATTTGGGCCAAAGTTCTTATGGAATTACAATGTCTCGATAAGCGTTGTACTTATTCTGATTAACCTATTCTTTGGTTACAAAATGATCATGGCCAACAAACAAATGTTAGACGGGCTAGATGAGTTACAACGAACCATCCACCTCAATGCAATGGCAATCTCATTGGGAGTGAGTATGGTGTCTGGGGCTGTTTACGGGCTGTTAGAGGGGATTCGCGTAATTTCCTTCACACCTAACCCTTCTAGCATTTTATTTGTGATGGGTATTACTTATATTGTCAGCTTCATTATTGGGGTTCGGAAGTACCAATGAAAAATAGACTAAAAGTATTACGAGCCGAACGAAATTGGACCCAAGCCGATCTCGCCAAAGAACTTGATGTTTCAAGGCAAACAGTAAATGCGATAGAAAAAGGTAAGTTCGATCCAAGCTTACCACTGGCCTTCAAAGCCGCCCGACTATTTGAACTGAGTATTGAAGAAATATTTGATGATGAAAATGAGGGTTAACAGCTTGGTAAGCACATGTCGCCCATGCCAAGGGATGCCGATACCCAGCTCACAAAGTATTGGAAGCAGGGATGCCGGAAATTAAGCGTATATGGACATACTTGCAGCGTCTTTGTGAGCTGGGTATTGGTAGCCTCATGGCGGGATGTGAATCCGTAGTTAGCTAACTACGGATTCTAGTCAACTTCTTTAAATTTGCGGACCCGCAGCGACCAAGGACTGGCCTTCGCTGGTGTCAGTGAACTTCTCGAAGTTCGCGACGAAGCGACGCGCTAAATCTTGTGCACGCACGTCCCACTCTTCTGCATTTTTATAAGTGTTACGCGGGTCAAGAATATTTGCATCGTCTACACCAGGAAGTACTGTCGGCATTGCCAAGTTAAAGTATGGCAACTGCACAAATTCCGCGTCTTCAATTGAGCCATCTAGAATGGCATCGATAATCGCCCGCGTGGCTTTTATCGAAATACGCTTACCCGTGCCATTCCAGCCCGTATTCACCAAATAAGCTTGTGCACCTGCTGCGGCCATACGCTTTTCTAATACTTCCGCATATTGTGTTGGGTGCAAGCTCAAGAATGCGGCACCGAAACATGCAGAGAACGTAGGCGTCGGCTCAGTAATACCACGCTCCGTACCGGCTAATTTCGCAGTGAAACCAGAAAGGAAATGGTATTTTGCCTGTTCAAAAGTAAGTTTCGACACCGGTGGTAGCACACCGAATGCGTCTGCAGTTAAGAAAATCACCTTCTTCGCATGACCCGCCTTAGAAACCGGCTTCACAATGTTGTCGATGTGATAAATCGGGTAAGATACACGGGTGTTTTCGGTTTTAGAGCCGTCGTCGTAGTCTACCGTGCCGTCTTCACGCACAGTGACGTTCTCAAGCAACGCATCACGGCGAATTGCACGGAAAATATCGGGCTCTGCTTCTTCCGAAAGGTTAATCGTTTTCGCGTAACAACCGCCTTCGAAGTTAAAAACGCCATCGTCATCCCAGCCATGCTCATCGTCGCCAATCAGCTCTCGTTTAGGGTCGGTTGATAAGGTAGTTTTACCCGTACCTGACAAACCGAAAAATACCGCTACGTCACCTTCTTTACCTACGTTGGCAGAGCAGTGCATTGAGGCGATGCCTTTCAGCGGTAAGAAGTAGTTCATCATGGAGAACATACCTTTCTTCATTTCACCGCCGTACCAAGTTCCGCCAATTAACTGCATGCCTTCGGTAAGGTTGAACGCCACAAAATTTTCAGAATTCAAACCATGCTCTTGCCACTTGTCATTAATACATTTGGCGCCATTCATCACTACAAAGTCAGGCTTGAAACTCTCAAGCTCTTCCTCAGAAGGGCGAATGAACATGTTTTTCACGAAATGCGCTTGCCACGCTACTTCCGTAATAAAACGGACCGATAAACGTGTGTCTTCGTTGGCACCACAGAAAGCGTCAACCACGAATAAACGCTTGTTAGAGAGCTGAGTAGTAACCGTGCTCTTTAAATCTGACCACACTTCTGGAGTAATTGGCTTGTTGTCATTTTTACCTTGATCTGACCACCATACGGTGTCCCGTGTTGTGTCGTCGCGAACGATATATTTGTCTTTTGGCGAGCGACCAGTAAAAATGCCGGTATCCACTGCAACAGCGCCGTTGCTGGTGACTCGGCCTTTCTCATAACCGGTGAGTTCTGGACGAGTTTCTTCTTCGAAAAGCAACTCATACGAAGGATTGTAAACAATCTCAGTAACGTCTGTAATGCCGTATTGGCTCAGATCCAGGTTGGCCATGCCAAGGACTCCTGCGGGTCAGTGTATTTTCAGAAATGTAATTTTATTACAGAATTGTAACTATAAATTTGTGGCGCATAATACCGTTTTAAGGGTAAAAAAGATAGACGAAAAATCCCTCAATTTACCGTAAATTTAGCGCGTATCGCCCCTAAATTTCGATTCGAGCGCGTCGGCCACGTGACCTGCCACAAACTGCCGTACATTGCCTTTGTGCAACGCCACTTCTTTTACTAAAGTAGACGAGATAAATGAGTTCTCTTCTGAGGGAGTGAGAAATACGCTCTCGAGCTCGGCATTTAACCTGCGATTCATATTCGCAAGCTGAAACTCATATTCGAAATCTGCGACTGCTCGGAGCCCGCGAACGAGTACGCGCGCCTCTTGTTCTTTGGCTAAATCGGCCAGTAATCCCGAAAACCCAATCACGCGCACGTTGTCTAAATGCGCAGTTGCCTTCTCAACGAGCTCTACCCGCTCTTCGAGTGAAAAGAGAGGTTTTTTGCTCGTGTTTGCTGCTACTGCCACTATCACATCACTGAATAATTTAGAGGCTCTTTCGATCAAATCCGTATGTCCATTCGTTACCGGGTCAAAAGTACCTGGGTAAATTGCGCGTGTGTACATGGGTGTCTTTCCTTGGTGATGTGCTAGCAAGATCGAAAGCATAACCAATAACTTGGCTTTTCGCATCCTTGAATCCGAATTTCCTGCTTGTAAGGGGGAATGAACACCTGTCGTAACGCAGCAGACCAGTTTTTACGTGCGAAGCGACTACGAACTGCGTAAAATGCCCGCATATTTTCGACTCAAGCACACGCTAGGAGCATGAAATGAAAACCGCTTTTTACGAACAACTACGCGGCCAAATTAAAGAAGTGAAGAACGAAGGCTTGTACAAGAATGAGCGCGCGATTAGCTCATCACAGTATTCTGAAATTGAAGTCAATGGACGTAAAGTTCTCAATTTCTGCGCTAATAACTACTTGGGCTTAGCAAATCATCCAGATTTGATCAAAGCAGCGCAAGAAGGGCTCGATCAATATGGCTTTGGGGTTGCTTCGGTGCGCTTTATTTGCGGTACCCAAACCATTCACCAGCAGTTAGAAAAGAAAATCAGTGAATTTCTTGGTATGGAAGACACGATATTGTATTCATCTTGCTTCGACGCCAACGCCGGCCTCTTCGAAACGCTGCTAGGCCCAGAAGACGCCATTATCAGTGACGCGCTCAACCATGCGAGCATTATCGATGGCGTACGTCTCTGTAAAGCCAAGCGCTACCGCTACGCCAATAACGATGTGAGCGATTTGGAAAAGCAGCTCAAGCAAGCCAAAGCAGATGGTGCACGCCACATATTGATTGCAACCGACGGTGTTTTCTCAATGGATGGTATTATTGCCAACCTTCCGGGAATTTGTGATTTAGCAGATGAGTACGGCGCACTGGTCATGGTAGATGATTCACATGCGGTCGGCTTTGTAGGCGACAAAGGCCGTGGTACTCACGAGTATCACCAAGTGATGGATCGTGTCGATATTATTACCGGTACTTTGGGCAAGGCACTTGGTGGCGCTTCTGGCGGCTTCACTGCCGCGAAAAAAGAAGTTGTAGAATGGTTGCGCCAGCGTTCACGCCCTTATTTGTTCTCAAACTCACTGGCACCTTCGATCGTGTGCGCGAGCATAAAAGTACTCGAGATGTTGAGTGAAGGCGACGAATTGCGTGAGAAATTAAAAGACAACAGTGCATATTTCCGCGACAAAATGACGGCTGCAGGCTTCACGCTTGCAGGGGCAGATCATGCTATTATTCCAGTCATGCTAGGCGATGCAAAAGTTGCTGCGCACATGTCGGAGAGAATGCTTGAAGAAGGCATTTATGTGGTTGGATTCTCATTCCCAGTAGTACCCAAAGGGCAAGCGAGAATTCGTACTCAGATGTCTGCAGCGCACACCCGCGAACAATTGGACCGAACAATTGACGCCTTTATTCGTGTGGGCCGTGAATTAAAGATTATTGACTAATAACCTGTTGAACCGAGGTATTAAAGTATGAAAGTGCTAGCTAAGTTGAAAGCCGAACCCGGCATTTGGATGAGCGAAACCGAGGTTCCGGAGTGTGGTTATAACGACCTCCTTATCAAAATTAAGAAAACCGCGATTTGCGGTACCGACGTGCATATCTACAAATGGGACGATTGGTCACAAAAAACGATTCCGGTGGGTATGACAGTCGGTCACGAATATGTAGGCGTAGTCGCTAAAGTCGGTGAAGGTGTGCGCGGGTTTGAAGTCGGCGATCGCGTGTCTGGCGAAGGGCACATTACTTGTGGCCATTGCCGTAACTGTCGTGCTGGCCGGCGTCATTTGTGCCGTAATACCGTCGGTGTCGGCGTCAATCGGCCGGGCGCATTTGCAGAATATCTATCGATCCCGGCTGAGAACGCTTTCAAACTGCCCGATGAAGTCACTGATGATTTAGCCGCTATTTTTGATCCCTTTGGTAATGCAGTTCATACAGCGCTGAGTTTCGATTTAGTGGGTGAAGACGTATTGATCACCGGTGCCGGTCCTATTGGCATGATGGCAGCAGCTGTTGCTAAGCACGTCGGTGCACGTCACGTTGTAATCACCGACGTCAATGATTACCGTTTGGCGCTTGCTAAGAAGATGGGCGCAACACGCACCGTCAATACCATAAATGAATCGCTTGATGTGGT
This genomic interval from Idiomarinaceae bacterium HL-53 contains the following:
- a CDS encoding SprA-related family protein — encoded protein: MVMAVTPSIPFVPASVAGPTDSARRDNQMRESIAQISQNESFARERGLGNNSERAPLPGLPSYAKQLADARQSGEQIRRRGSREEEKDSIETTDAKGRASAEAQDEEKQVEELKQRDAEVRRHEEAHANVGGQYAGQPTYEYEKGPDGRNYAVGGEVQIDVTPIPNDPAATLQKMQIVRRAALAPEEPSSADRRVAADAARKEVEARQDLADERRAEQQSNNANQSEASFRSPDSFSDDELDTLIERGSRIEQAYQGSFRPRENAVLAQA
- a CDS encoding Delta-9 acyl-phospholipid desaturase — its product is MKFYMKKPPLLWLNILVFSITFAVAAIGTPLYLYFEGMSTGLWIALIALFSWAGLSITAGYHRLWSHKTYDAHPVVRLVFALGGALALQNSVLHWASDHREHHKHVDHIDNDPYSISRGFWFAHIGWMLREYQSHRYNDYSNVKDLQQDPILVWQHKHYLTLTLLMNIGVPLLIGVLIGEVLGALIIAGFLRLVLSHHTTFFINSLAHMWGKRPYTERNTARDNGVLALFTFGEGYHNFHHIFAGDYRNGVRWYQYDPSKWLINILAWCGLAKNLKRVNKYQIEKARLDMLWQRAQQQRSTFVTRLEHEYEALIQQLRELNVRRKAWISAKRDAINDIEQVKELRAQYKSMKRAFKQQKRMFRRQLQMAMV
- a CDS encoding transcriptional regulator, TetR family, whose amino-acid sequence is MIGIRAQQKEKTRRALIQAALNQLCPESSFSSLSLREVSREAGIAPTSFYRHFQNMDELGLTLVDEGGLALRQLLRQSRQRIADGGSIIEISVHTFMDYVTHNKNIFRLMLQEQAGTTKEFRLAIAREIDHFKQELTDYLRTERKVNEPLAKAQSDAIVRVVFSAGADSLDMGVQDRQSLTEQTILQIRMIAKGAASLQESSVIGSSQP
- a CDS encoding Dipeptidyl aminopeptidase/acylaminoacyl peptidase, whose amino-acid sequence is MTRMSAWLALMVLTLSSILACGTSQANDITLEHIVTTQSVNQAITTDDGEITVFTRVRPRDPYSEDDGPSHVELFLRKADGTEIPFVTGNTRVGQIAFNAEQTHVFYLAKRNDDKNTSLYSIPLSGGESVKLFEHETPIASFDVSDNGEWVVFRASEKTNEHAEKLGKAGFRAVVYEEEFSFTRAYLLNLESNEVNQVNFNEQIHSAQFRPNSTDLLVRAAPTTLIDDNLMLSSYVLLRASGEEIVRINTEGKLGDAEFSPNGQRLALIGAEDKNDPATGRLYSADLRSGNITELLPDFMGQVQDILWHDNDHLVWLADMNTETLIVRHNVRNNEQTTLLPMGRAIATTLGSIQDDGTLTVLAHSPAHPREAFNLADGELSRLTDSNAWIHEAQQPRQEVVTYTARDGLELEGILVYPNNYREGRRVPVIMAIHGGPEAHIRNGWNDRYSTPTWYMAQQGFATFFPNYRGSTGRGVEFSKLGQNDYAGKEFDDIVDAKEHLVEIGFADAERIGITGGSYGGYASAWGATKQTEHFAASVMFVGISNNLSKFGTTDIPNEMHLVHARSYPWDKWQWYLERSPIYWAEQARTPILIMHGEEDTRVHPSQSMELYRYLKVHGNVPVRLVLYPGEGHGNSRAASQLDYAYRMERWMKWYLIDQKEGQPPHELDFAERLN
- a CDS encoding putative transcriptional regulator; translated protein: MKNRLKVLRAERNWTQADLAKELDVSRQTVNAIEKGKFDPSLPLAFKAARLFELSIEEIFDDENEG
- a CDS encoding phosphoenolpyruvate carboxykinase (ATP) codes for the protein MANLDLSQYGITDVTEIVYNPSYELLFEEETRPELTGYEKGRVTSNGAVAVDTGIFTGRSPKDKYIVRDDTTRDTVWWSDQGKNDNKPITPEVWSDLKSTVTTQLSNKRLFVVDAFCGANEDTRLSVRFITEVAWQAHFVKNMFIRPSEEELESFKPDFVVMNGAKCINDKWQEHGLNSENFVAFNLTEGMQLIGGTWYGGEMKKGMFSMMNYFLPLKGIASMHCSANVGKEGDVAVFFGLSGTGKTTLSTDPKRELIGDDEHGWDDDGVFNFEGGCYAKTINLSEEAEPDIFRAIRRDALLENVTVREDGTVDYDDGSKTENTRVSYPIYHIDNIVKPVSKAGHAKKVIFLTADAFGVLPPVSKLTFEQAKYHFLSGFTAKLAGTERGITEPTPTFSACFGAAFLSLHPTQYAEVLEKRMAAAGAQAYLVNTGWNGTGKRISIKATRAIIDAILDGSIEDAEFVQLPYFNLAMPTVLPGVDDANILDPRNTYKNAEEWDVRAQDLARRFVANFEKFTDTSEGQSLVAAGPQI
- a CDS encoding Phosphopantetheine adenylyltransferase, whose product is MYTRAIYPGTFDPVTNGHTDLIERASKLFSDVIVAVAANTSKKPLFSLEERVELVEKATAHLDNVRVIGFSGLLADLAKEQEARVLVRGLRAVADFEYEFQLANMNRRLNAELESVFLTPSEENSFISSTLVKEVALHKGNVRQFVAGHVADALESKFRGDTR
- a CDS encoding 2-amino-3-ketobutyrate coenzyme A ligase; amino-acid sequence: MKTAFYEQLRGQIKEVKNEGLYKNERAISSSQYSEIEVNGRKVLNFCANNYLGLANHPDLIKAAQEGLDQYGFGVASVRFICGTQTIHQQLEKKISEFLGMEDTILYSSCFDANAGLFETLLGPEDAIISDALNHASIIDGVRLCKAKRYRYANNDVSDLEKQLKQAKADGARHILIATDGVFSMDGIIANLPGICDLADEYGALVMVDDSHAVGFVGDKGRGTHEYHQVMDRVDIITGTLGKALGGASGGFTAAKKEVVEWLRQRSRPYLFSNSLAPSIVCASIKVLEMLSEGDELREKLKDNSAYFRDKMTAAGFTLAGADHAIIPVMLGDAKVAAHMSERMLEEGIYVVGFSFPVVPKGQARIRTQMSAAHTREQLDRTIDAFIRVGRELKIID
- a CDS encoding L-threonine 3-dehydrogenase; the encoded protein is MKVLAKLKAEPGIWMSETEVPECGYNDLLIKIKKTAICGTDVHIYKWDDWSQKTIPVGMTVGHEYVGVVAKVGEGVRGFEVGDRVSGEGHITCGHCRNCRAGRRHLCRNTVGVGVNRPGAFAEYLSIPAENAFKLPDEVTDDLAAIFDPFGNAVHTALSFDLVGEDVLITGAGPIGMMAAAVAKHVGARHVVITDVNDYRLALAKKMGATRTVNTINESLDVVMSELGMKEGFDVGLEMSGVPVAFNQMLNAMNHGGKIAMLGIPPEDMAIDWNQVIFKGLVIKGIYGREMFETWYKMASLIQSGLDLSPMITHHFPVDQFEEGFQTMISGKSGKVILDWEA